One part of the Spirochaetia bacterium genome encodes these proteins:
- a CDS encoding TRAP transporter substrate-binding protein, giving the protein MKKSLIICSLIAALIFSGCSKNTSSSKTTATPSATTAQASSDSSSKKPTYTWTVAMNVSEATLNYKMMAKFKELIESKSNGAIKVNLYANGQLGNDTEQMQGLIDGSVDFTTTITSGLTSFVKEYGVFDLPNLFPDLTTMRKVLDTKSVLDELNTYSTAKNVRLMGLADAGFRETTSNKPIHSLDDIAGLKIRVIQNPYHIAYWKALGANPLAMDFSEVYIGLQQKTIEAEENPYMNIVANKFYEVQKYIVETDHLGHIIVFLMNNNLYNGLSDENKKLVNECAEEAVVYTRGLADESIAGYKKTVEDYGTTIITLDPSVKAAMQDKASGVYDDVRKAIGDKLVDTMLTQVKQAKENN; this is encoded by the coding sequence ATGAAAAAATCATTGATTATTTGTTCTTTGATAGCAGCTCTAATTTTTTCTGGCTGTTCAAAGAACACATCCTCGTCAAAAACAACAGCGACTCCGTCAGCGACTACGGCACAGGCCAGTAGTGACTCCTCTTCGAAAAAGCCGACTTATACATGGACAGTCGCGATGAACGTCAGTGAAGCAACACTGAACTATAAGATGATGGCAAAATTCAAAGAATTGATTGAATCGAAGAGCAATGGCGCAATCAAGGTTAATTTGTATGCAAACGGACAACTTGGCAATGATACGGAACAAATGCAAGGCTTGATAGATGGATCTGTTGATTTTACTACTACTATAACCAGTGGTTTGACTTCATTCGTCAAGGAATACGGTGTATTTGACTTGCCTAACTTGTTCCCGGATCTTACAACTATGCGAAAAGTTCTAGATACGAAATCGGTTCTGGATGAGTTGAATACTTATTCAACGGCTAAGAATGTCAGGCTGATGGGTCTTGCTGATGCAGGATTCAGGGAAACTACATCAAACAAGCCAATTCATAGTTTGGATGACATTGCCGGATTGAAAATCCGTGTAATTCAGAATCCGTATCATATTGCTTACTGGAAAGCCTTAGGTGCAAATCCATTGGCAATGGATTTTAGTGAAGTGTATATCGGACTACAGCAAAAGACCATAGAAGCTGAAGAAAACCCATATATGAACATTGTTGCAAACAAATTCTACGAAGTGCAGAAATATATCGTAGAAACGGATCATCTTGGTCATATAATTGTGTTCTTGATGAATAACAACCTTTACAACGGACTTTCTGATGAAAATAAAAAACTTGTTAACGAATGTGCTGAAGAAGCTGTGGTTTATACAAGAGGTCTTGCAGATGAGAGTATCGCTGGATATAAGAAAACAGTTGAGGACTATGGTACTACAATCATTACCCTTGATCCTTCAGTAAAAGCAGCAATGCAGGATAAGGCTTCAGGTGTGTATGATGATGTTCGAAAGGCCATTGGAGACAAACTTGTCGATACTATGTTGACTCAGGTAAAACAAGCAAAAGAAAATAACTAA